The following are encoded in a window of Prochlorococcus marinus str. MIT 1013 genomic DNA:
- a CDS encoding tetratricopeptide repeat protein: MKRNQKQEGSEVKTFTVPFALKESKENISTSIDISKKPSKKQIINQAFKFHSQGNISQAAKYYQDFINQGFTDHRVFSNYGVILKDLGKLEEAELLQRKAIKLNPDFPEAHNNLGDILWDRGNLQEAEISTRKAIELNPDFAKAYSNLGNILKDLGRLKEAEISTRKAIELKPNFAVAHNNLGNILKDLGRLKEAEISTRKAIELKPDLANAYNNLGSILNYLGKFEEVEACYSKALTLSPNSYSVLKNRWQFLFERGEFERALKDSDSCNTKNSRAFALEALYALGRVDEIYKRIEKTSEIDNENIRLAAFASFISAKEHRDTSNNFCRNPISFLYFSNLKSHLKHYDEYIKKIINELAEIKTIWEPSKKATRNGFQTPTHINLFSNSSENISYLKSIILNELDSYYLKFKKESCSYIQKWPSNRNLTAWHVILKKQGYQEAHIHPSGWLSGVIYLKVVPSLGKDEGAIEFSLNGPNYSNINSPNLIHHPEAGDIVLFPSSLHHRTIPFSTDTDRIVMAFDLLPN; encoded by the coding sequence ATGAAAAGAAATCAAAAACAAGAAGGCTCTGAAGTAAAAACATTCACAGTTCCATTCGCCTTAAAAGAAAGCAAAGAAAATATTTCTACTTCTATCGATATCTCCAAGAAGCCGTCTAAAAAGCAAATAATTAATCAAGCATTTAAGTTTCATTCACAAGGAAATATTTCACAAGCAGCAAAATATTATCAAGATTTCATTAATCAAGGTTTCACTGATCACAGAGTTTTTTCTAATTATGGAGTCATATTGAAAGATCTAGGCAAATTAGAAGAAGCAGAGTTGTTACAACGCAAAGCAATTAAACTAAATCCTGATTTTCCAGAAGCTCATAATAATTTGGGAGATATATTATGGGATCGAGGAAACCTACAAGAAGCTGAAATATCCACTCGAAAAGCAATTGAACTTAATCCTGATTTCGCGAAAGCCTATTCCAATCTTGGAAACATATTAAAAGATCTTGGAAGACTAAAAGAAGCAGAAATATCTACTCGCAAAGCAATTGAACTTAAACCTAATTTCGCTGTTGCCCATAACAATCTTGGAAACATATTAAAAGATCTTGGAAGACTAAAAGAAGCAGAAATATCTACTCGAAAAGCAATTGAACTTAAACCTGATTTAGCTAATGCTTATAACAATCTTGGATCTATTTTGAACTATCTTGGTAAATTCGAAGAGGTAGAGGCATGTTACTCAAAGGCACTTACCTTGAGTCCAAATTCATATTCTGTATTAAAAAATAGATGGCAATTCCTTTTTGAAAGAGGAGAATTTGAACGAGCCTTAAAAGACTCAGATTCTTGTAATACAAAAAACTCAAGGGCGTTTGCTTTGGAAGCTCTTTATGCACTTGGAAGGGTTGATGAGATTTACAAGAGAATTGAAAAAACGTCAGAAATAGATAATGAAAATATAAGATTAGCTGCATTCGCTTCATTTATTTCAGCAAAGGAACATAGAGATACATCTAATAATTTTTGTAGGAATCCAATTTCATTTTTATATTTTTCAAATCTAAAATCTCATCTAAAACATTATGATGAATATATAAAAAAAATAATTAATGAGCTAGCTGAGATTAAAACTATTTGGGAGCCATCAAAGAAAGCAACTCGTAATGGTTTTCAAACTCCTACTCATATAAATTTATTTTCCAACTCATCTGAAAATATTTCATATCTTAAATCAATCATTTTAAATGAATTAGATTCTTATTATTTAAAATTTAAAAAAGAATCTTGTTCCTATATTCAAAAATGGCCATCAAATAGAAATTTAACGGCGTGGCATGTAATTCTTAAAAAGCAAGGATATCAAGAGGCACATATACATCCTTCTGGATGGCTAAGTGGCGTTATTTATTTAAAGGTTGTTCCTTCACTAGGGAAGGATGAAGGGGCAATTGAATTTAGTTTAAATGGTCCGAATTATTCCAATATTAACTCTCCCAATTTAATTCATCATCCAGAAGCAGGGGATATAGTTTTGTTCCCCTCTTCTCTTCATCATAGAACTATCCCTTTCTCTACAGATACTGATCGAATAGTTATGGCATTTGACCTGTTGCCAAATTGA